Proteins encoded within one genomic window of Amycolatopsis sp. 2-15:
- a CDS encoding sigma-70 family RNA polymerase sigma factor — protein sequence MAGLRTRHRQQVADEALVRSLFEEHGKAMLAYATRLLNDRAAAEDVVQEALVRAWRNPDSLVNGKGSVRGWLLTVVRNLVIDKVRARDARPAEVAESPTTGPVEHDHADHVVDSMVVLSALEGLSPEHREVLEQMYLHGRTVTEAAEQLGIPAGTVKSRSYYGLRALREKFADQRVGAA from the coding sequence ATGGCCGGGTTGAGGACTCGTCACCGCCAACAGGTGGCCGACGAGGCGCTCGTCCGCTCGTTGTTCGAGGAGCACGGAAAGGCGATGCTCGCCTACGCCACGAGGCTCCTCAACGACCGCGCGGCCGCCGAGGACGTGGTGCAGGAAGCCCTGGTGCGCGCTTGGCGCAACCCGGACAGCCTCGTCAACGGCAAGGGTTCCGTGCGCGGATGGCTGCTGACCGTCGTCCGCAACCTGGTGATCGACAAGGTCCGCGCGCGTGACGCGCGCCCCGCGGAGGTCGCGGAGTCGCCCACGACCGGGCCGGTGGAGCACGACCACGCCGACCACGTCGTGGACTCGATGGTGGTCCTCTCGGCGCTCGAGGGCCTCTCGCCCGAGCACCGCGAAGTACTGGAACAGATGTACCTGCACGGCCGTACGGTGACCGAGGCCGCCGAGCAGCTCGGAATCCCGGCGGGGACGGTGAAATCCCGCTCGTACTACGGTTTACGGGCATTGCGGGAGAAATTCGCGGATCAGCGGGTGGGGGCGGCGTAG
- a CDS encoding anti-sigma factor family protein, producing MSGFSEFPDHADLAGYVAGEVSAQEKQTIEAHLAGCADCRAEVESLREMQEFLGEVPPEALLDGPPEGGDLLLQRTLRQVRSEARSSAGRGRFLAATAAVVVAAAAMGVGVAVGKAGSPAGPAVAVPPPPAPVPTTASSTVPGTKFLSGTSGETRLTASIVPAAGWVRVEAAVTGIPAGEKCRLIVVSKNGDREIAGGWLVSQKAVHDGADLNGSALVDPSQVASVVVENTDGHQFVEANV from the coding sequence ATGAGCGGGTTCAGCGAGTTCCCCGACCACGCGGACCTTGCCGGCTACGTCGCCGGTGAAGTCTCCGCGCAGGAGAAGCAGACGATCGAGGCGCACCTCGCCGGCTGCGCGGACTGCCGCGCGGAAGTCGAGTCGCTGCGCGAGATGCAGGAGTTCCTGGGCGAAGTGCCGCCCGAGGCGCTGCTCGACGGCCCGCCCGAGGGCGGCGACCTGCTGCTGCAGCGCACGCTGCGCCAGGTCCGCTCGGAAGCGCGCAGCTCGGCCGGCCGTGGCCGGTTCCTGGCCGCGACGGCCGCCGTCGTGGTTGCTGCGGCTGCGATGGGCGTCGGTGTCGCGGTGGGCAAGGCGGGTTCGCCCGCGGGCCCGGCCGTCGCCGTTCCGCCGCCGCCCGCGCCCGTGCCGACGACCGCGTCCAGCACCGTGCCCGGCACGAAGTTCCTCAGCGGCACCTCGGGCGAAACGCGGCTCACCGCGAGCATCGTCCCGGCCGCCGGCTGGGTTCGCGTCGAAGCCGCCGTGACGGGCATTCCGGCCGGCGAGAAGTGCCGCCTGATCGTGGTCAGCAAGAACGGCGACCGCGAAATCGCCGGCGGCTGGCTCGTGTCCCAGAAGGCGGTCCACGACGGTGCGGACCTCAATGGTTCCGCCCTCGTCGACCCCTCTCAGGTCGCTTCGGTCGTGGTCGAGAATACCGACGGCCACCAGTTCGTGGAAGCGAACGTCTGA
- the infA gene encoding translation initiation factor IF-1 — MAGKGGIEVEGTVVECLRDARFKVELSNGHHVLAHISGKIRKNYIKIVPYDRVLVELSPYDLSRGRILFRYRN, encoded by the coding sequence ATGGCCGGTAAGGGCGGGATCGAAGTCGAGGGAACCGTGGTGGAGTGCCTGCGCGACGCCCGGTTCAAGGTCGAGCTGTCCAACGGGCACCACGTGCTCGCCCACATCAGCGGCAAGATCAGGAAGAACTACATCAAGATCGTGCCCTATGACCGGGTTCTGGTGGAGCTGAGCCCGTACGACCTGAGCCGGGGCCGGATCCTGTTCCGGTACCGAAACTAG
- a CDS encoding GNAT family N-acetyltransferase, with product MNTLRFTAGEPAVEITRVAPRLWHALDDDRVTGRAEATTRPDGRVFLSIDAWHRSVFDQLVRTMLATLPEPLHTVVDETDHELLAAWREAGLTVRRREWEYVVPTRVTGPALPPPGVTLVPAGAAEDGPLREVDRVVRAEVEAAVGWHEMPAEVLVRPGDTIVDPTKYAAAAEDGEYVGLIRVVQVTRLPRIGLVAVRTSRRRRGIARALLVHSLGVLHRAGIETASAEVNEANEAATALFEGLGARRANSTLELVRHGR from the coding sequence ATGAACACTCTGCGTTTCACCGCGGGCGAACCCGCGGTGGAGATCACCCGCGTCGCGCCGCGGCTGTGGCACGCGCTGGACGACGACCGGGTCACCGGCCGCGCCGAGGCCACCACGCGCCCCGACGGGCGGGTCTTCCTCAGTATCGACGCCTGGCACCGCTCCGTCTTCGACCAGCTCGTCCGCACGATGCTCGCGACCCTGCCGGAACCACTCCACACGGTGGTCGACGAAACCGACCACGAACTGCTGGCCGCCTGGCGCGAGGCCGGCTTGACGGTCCGGCGGCGCGAATGGGAGTACGTCGTGCCCACGCGCGTCACCGGGCCGGCCCTGCCACCACCGGGCGTCACCCTCGTGCCCGCCGGCGCCGCCGAAGACGGTCCGCTGCGGGAGGTGGACCGCGTCGTCCGCGCCGAGGTCGAAGCTGCCGTCGGCTGGCACGAGATGCCGGCCGAGGTATTGGTCCGGCCGGGCGACACCATCGTGGACCCGACGAAGTACGCCGCGGCCGCCGAAGACGGCGAGTACGTGGGCTTGATCCGGGTGGTCCAGGTGACGCGCCTGCCCCGGATCGGGCTGGTCGCCGTCCGCACGTCCCGGCGGCGCCGCGGCATCGCTCGCGCGCTGCTGGTCCACTCGCTCGGCGTTCTGCACCGAGCGGGGATCGAGACGGCGTCGGCCGAGGTGAACGAGGCCAACGAAGCGGCGACCGCGTTGTTCGAGGGCCTCGGCGCGCGGCGGGCGAACAGCACCCTGGAGCTGGTGCGCCATGGCCGGTAA
- a CDS encoding alpha/beta hydrolase family protein: MRTIRYGGEPSQFVELHGDNPVRGTAFLLHGGWWRAQRDLHLMDALAADLVAAGWLVANLEYRRIDGDTGGWPQTLDDVLAAMAAVPVAEGLPMIAVGHSAGGHLALLAAATVKPSAVIGLAPITDVPRSAAEGLGEGAASLFLPSPDPAASPLTCLPIGVPQLIVHGDADVRVPIDHSRAYAEAARAAGDDDVTLTELPGVDHFRVIDPADEPWQHARTWLTTRFG, from the coding sequence ATGAGGACGATCCGCTACGGCGGCGAACCCAGCCAGTTCGTCGAGCTGCACGGCGACAACCCCGTGCGCGGCACGGCTTTCCTGCTCCACGGCGGCTGGTGGCGCGCCCAGCGCGACCTGCACCTGATGGACGCGCTCGCCGCCGATCTCGTCGCAGCCGGCTGGCTCGTCGCGAACCTCGAGTACCGCCGCATCGACGGCGACACCGGCGGCTGGCCGCAGACCCTCGACGACGTCCTCGCGGCCATGGCCGCTGTGCCCGTTGCCGAAGGCCTGCCGATGATCGCGGTCGGTCACTCCGCGGGCGGCCACCTCGCGCTCCTCGCCGCCGCGACCGTGAAACCGTCCGCCGTCATCGGCCTCGCCCCCATCACCGACGTCCCCCGCAGCGCCGCCGAAGGCCTCGGCGAGGGCGCCGCGAGCCTGTTCCTGCCGTCCCCGGACCCGGCGGCCTCGCCGCTCACGTGCCTGCCGATCGGCGTGCCCCAGCTGATCGTCCACGGCGACGCCGACGTCCGCGTCCCCATCGACCACAGCCGCGCCTACGCCGAAGCCGCGCGCGCCGCCGGAGACGACGACGTCACCTTGACCGAACTCCCCGGCGTGGACCACTTCCGCGTGATCGACCCGGCGGACGAACCCTGGCAGCACGCCCGAACCTGGCTCACCACCAGGTTTGGTTAG
- a CDS encoding xylulokinase: protein MNDNQVVLGIDIGTTAVKVAAFALDGRARAVHSVAYPITRPRPGWAEQDPEDWWRATGTAISAVLAELPDVVISSAGIVSQVNTHLLTKEDLTPLTPAVIWQDQRCADVARELDARFTPEDKVRIWGGPVALDASFVGARAAWFAEHEPDKWARARWILSPKDFIGARLTGRVATDKLSGVRIAGAQGYLPEAVALVDGLGERLPELLEPETPLGPSKELNGAPVVVGTMDAFGAVFGTRTTELGRGMVSCGTSLVVAGASRHRGTRQGVVTFPPRGDLYVHAGPTQAAGEAVRWWAQASGQTVPEVFETAADGAAGIVFTPYLQGERAPLWDADVRGSFLGLTSSATRADLSRAVLTGVAFSARHVLEQVEQACSFQLPSLTFSGGGARSDLWTQLHADVLGRPVERLRVHDSAALGAALLGAVGVGLQPDVETAAAETVAVERVFEPQTDLTRLYEAYRASYEGLAKVHELLK, encoded by the coding sequence ATGAACGACAACCAGGTGGTCCTGGGCATCGACATCGGCACCACCGCGGTCAAGGTCGCCGCGTTCGCGCTGGACGGCCGAGCGCGCGCGGTGCACAGCGTCGCCTACCCGATCACCCGCCCGCGGCCCGGCTGGGCGGAGCAGGACCCCGAGGACTGGTGGCGCGCCACCGGCACCGCGATCAGCGCCGTGCTCGCCGAGCTGCCCGACGTCGTCATCAGCAGCGCGGGGATCGTGAGCCAGGTCAACACCCACCTGCTGACCAAAGAAGACCTCACCCCGCTGACTCCCGCCGTGATCTGGCAGGACCAGCGGTGTGCGGACGTGGCGCGCGAGCTGGACGCCCGGTTCACCCCCGAGGACAAGGTGCGGATCTGGGGTGGGCCGGTGGCGCTGGACGCGTCGTTCGTCGGGGCGCGGGCGGCGTGGTTCGCCGAGCACGAACCGGACAAGTGGGCGCGGGCGCGGTGGATCCTGAGCCCCAAGGACTTCATCGGCGCGCGGCTGACCGGGCGCGTGGCCACGGACAAGCTGTCCGGCGTCCGGATCGCGGGCGCCCAGGGGTACCTGCCCGAGGCCGTCGCGCTCGTCGACGGGCTGGGTGAGCGGCTGCCGGAGCTCCTCGAGCCCGAAACGCCGCTGGGGCCGTCGAAGGAACTCAACGGCGCGCCCGTCGTCGTCGGGACCATGGACGCGTTCGGCGCGGTTTTCGGAACGCGCACGACGGAGCTGGGCCGCGGCATGGTCTCGTGCGGCACGTCGCTGGTCGTCGCGGGTGCGTCACGTCACCGCGGCACCCGGCAGGGCGTCGTGACGTTCCCGCCGCGCGGCGACCTCTACGTCCACGCCGGTCCGACGCAGGCCGCGGGTGAGGCCGTGAGGTGGTGGGCGCAGGCGTCGGGACAGACCGTGCCCGAGGTGTTCGAGACAGCGGCCGACGGTGCGGCCGGGATCGTGTTCACCCCGTACCTGCAGGGCGAACGCGCGCCGCTGTGGGACGCCGACGTGCGGGGCAGCTTCCTCGGCCTGACCTCGTCGGCGACGCGAGCGGACCTCTCGCGCGCGGTGCTGACGGGCGTCGCGTTCTCCGCGCGGCACGTGCTGGAGCAGGTGGAGCAGGCGTGCAGCTTCCAGCTGCCGTCCCTGACCTTCTCCGGCGGCGGCGCGCGCAGCGACCTGTGGACGCAGCTGCACGCCGACGTCCTCGGCCGTCCCGTCGAACGCCTCCGCGTGCACGACAGCGCAGCGCTCGGCGCCGCGTTGCTGGGCGCCGTGGGCGTGGGACTGCAGCCGGACGTCGAGACGGCGGCCGCCGAGACCGTCGCCGTGGAGCGCGTGTTCGAGCCGCAGACGGATCTGACGCGGCTGTACGAGGCGTACCGCGCTTCGTACGAGGGGCTCGCGAAGGTCCACGAGCTGCTGAAGTGA
- a CDS encoding class I SAM-dependent methyltransferase, with amino-acid sequence MTTPAEAFMAAYHDRKPHMTSDLIDSCRVVDDGRTSYQVLAARVSGTRCVLDLGCGDGSLLAAIEGAEVLAGVDLSAAHLDVARARPELADADLRLARVQELPFADGSFDAVVSHMVLMLFPDADAVIAEAARVLAPGGVFAAAIAGGVTGALKVFIELANSLLDEVPEERRVHIGGNPRIRRREGLDAMLGAACFEPVSWDPIDLDFGGPEADVWARCCETFYPVGTLDAEQLKRLESAFREGTRDLVENGRLRAGMTMRIVETRLRAGLPR; translated from the coding sequence GTGACGACCCCCGCCGAAGCCTTCATGGCCGCTTACCACGACCGGAAACCCCACATGACGTCCGATCTGATCGATTCGTGCCGGGTCGTCGATGACGGGCGGACGAGTTACCAGGTCCTCGCCGCGCGGGTGTCCGGCACACGGTGCGTGCTCGACCTCGGCTGCGGCGACGGTTCGTTGCTGGCCGCGATCGAGGGCGCGGAGGTCTTGGCGGGCGTCGACCTGTCCGCAGCGCACCTCGACGTGGCGCGCGCCCGGCCCGAGCTCGCGGACGCCGACCTGCGGCTGGCTCGTGTGCAGGAGCTGCCGTTCGCGGACGGTTCGTTCGACGCGGTCGTGTCGCACATGGTGCTGATGCTTTTCCCCGACGCCGACGCGGTCATCGCCGAAGCGGCTCGCGTACTGGCGCCGGGCGGGGTGTTCGCCGCGGCCATCGCCGGTGGCGTCACAGGGGCGCTGAAGGTGTTCATCGAGCTGGCGAATTCCCTGCTCGACGAGGTCCCCGAAGAACGCCGAGTCCACATCGGCGGCAACCCGCGCATCCGGCGGCGCGAAGGCCTCGACGCGATGCTCGGCGCGGCCTGCTTCGAGCCCGTCTCGTGGGACCCGATCGACCTCGACTTCGGCGGCCCCGAAGCCGACGTCTGGGCGCGCTGCTGCGAGACGTTCTACCCGGTCGGCACCCTCGACGCGGAGCAGCTGAAGCGGCTCGAATCGGCGTTCCGGGAAGGAACCCGCGACCTCGTGGAGAACGGCCGATTGCGCGCAGGGATGACCATGCGGATCGTCGAAACGAGGCTGCGGGCGGGTCTGCCGCGTTGA
- a CDS encoding class I SAM-dependent methyltransferase: MTSAEEFLRSYHDARPDAASELAGRGRVTGDGRTVYEVFADRVTAAKAVLDLGCGDGALLAELGSRGVPKLAGVDLSPGQLASAGRRPELAEADLRPGRAQELPFEDGEFDTVVSFMALMLMTDVEQVVAEAARVLAPGGTLAIGIGGGGREAMEIFLKVARPLFAVVPEERRVPAAGDPRTRTREGLDELLTSAGFEPVEWDRMVVDFGGTPDEVWQTCHDSYYQMAGLDDTHRKGLRTAFTVATRNLVTPEGRLPASACIEVAVTRLR, encoded by the coding sequence ATGACGTCCGCCGAGGAGTTCCTCCGCAGCTACCACGACGCCCGCCCGGACGCCGCGTCCGAGCTGGCCGGGCGCGGCCGCGTGACGGGCGACGGGCGGACCGTGTACGAGGTGTTCGCCGACCGCGTCACCGCAGCCAAGGCCGTGCTCGACCTCGGCTGCGGCGACGGCGCGCTGCTCGCCGAGCTCGGCAGCCGTGGGGTGCCGAAGCTGGCGGGGGTGGACCTTTCGCCCGGGCAGCTGGCGTCGGCCGGCCGCCGGCCCGAGCTGGCCGAAGCCGATCTCCGTCCGGGGCGGGCGCAGGAGCTGCCGTTCGAGGACGGCGAGTTCGACACGGTGGTGTCGTTCATGGCGTTGATGCTCATGACCGACGTCGAGCAGGTCGTCGCCGAGGCCGCCCGGGTGCTGGCCCCGGGTGGCACCCTCGCGATCGGCATCGGTGGTGGCGGGCGTGAGGCGATGGAGATCTTCCTCAAGGTCGCGCGGCCGCTGTTCGCCGTGGTGCCCGAGGAACGCCGGGTGCCGGCGGCCGGCGACCCCCGGACCCGCACACGCGAAGGTCTGGACGAGCTGCTTACCTCGGCGGGCTTCGAACCCGTCGAGTGGGACCGGATGGTCGTCGACTTCGGCGGCACGCCCGACGAGGTCTGGCAGACCTGCCACGACAGCTACTACCAGATGGCCGGCCTCGACGACACGCACCGGAAGGGCCTGCGCACCGCGTTCACCGTCGCGACGCGGAACCTCGTGACGCCCGAGGGCCGGCTGCCGGCGTCCGCGTGCATCGAGGTGGCCGTCACCCGGCTGAGGTGA
- a CDS encoding FAD-dependent monooxygenase, whose translation MPAIDVVIAGGGPNGLMLACELSLAGVRPLVLERLTERSEEQRANGLVGQVVRLLHRRGLYERLTDQAEPVPAPHYMFGAFPLDLTQLPVNPVYLLPIRQRELERALEERAVELGVEIRRGHEVLGFEQDDSVHVTVSGPTGAYTVDTRFLVGADGGRSTVRKLAGIDFPGVTRETMVSYTAHVSVPDSVRDPATGGLRLDGVGAVPPFQHFRTETGLFVFAPFPNSAPLVASSERGRPQVPDDVPATLDEVRGSVRRVLGVDLPLEAPAGPGPHQLRRVSSGNTRLAEKFRVGRVLLVGDAAHVHSAIGGPGLNLGLQDAVNLAWKLAAEVRGWAPADLLDTYDAERRPASRRVVMHTQAQGALTAPGPEVTALRELFAELLDHQDVTQHLADLLSGADIRYGDDPHPFVGRWAPDLASEGVAAAYRAARPVLLDLTSDGSVSAAAAAWADRVDPVTAATGVDATALLIRPDGYVAWASSDARPDVSGLEKALIRWFGTVTSAG comes from the coding sequence ATGCCCGCGATCGATGTCGTGATCGCCGGCGGTGGGCCCAACGGGCTCATGCTGGCGTGCGAGCTCAGCCTGGCCGGCGTACGGCCGCTCGTGCTGGAACGCCTCACCGAACGCAGTGAAGAACAGCGGGCCAACGGCCTCGTCGGCCAGGTCGTGCGGCTGCTGCACCGCCGTGGCCTCTACGAACGGCTCACCGATCAGGCCGAACCCGTGCCCGCGCCGCACTACATGTTCGGCGCGTTCCCTCTCGATCTGACCCAGCTGCCGGTCAATCCCGTGTACCTGCTGCCGATTCGGCAGCGCGAGCTGGAACGTGCGTTGGAGGAGCGGGCTGTCGAGCTGGGTGTGGAAATCCGGCGTGGGCACGAGGTGCTCGGGTTCGAGCAGGACGACTCGGTGCACGTCACCGTTTCCGGTCCCACCGGTGCGTACACTGTGGACACACGGTTTCTGGTGGGCGCGGACGGTGGGCGCAGCACCGTGCGTAAGCTCGCCGGCATCGATTTTCCCGGTGTCACTCGGGAGACCATGGTTTCGTACACCGCGCACGTGAGCGTGCCGGACTCCGTGCGCGATCCGGCGACAGGCGGGCTGCGGCTCGACGGCGTCGGCGCGGTGCCGCCGTTCCAGCACTTCCGAACGGAGACGGGGCTGTTCGTGTTCGCGCCGTTCCCGAACTCCGCGCCGCTGGTGGCTTCGTCCGAACGCGGCCGGCCGCAGGTACCCGACGACGTGCCGGCGACGCTCGACGAGGTGCGCGGGAGCGTTCGGCGAGTGCTCGGCGTCGACCTGCCCCTGGAGGCGCCTGCCGGCCCCGGTCCGCACCAGCTGCGCCGGGTGTCCAGCGGAAACACTCGCCTGGCGGAGAAGTTCCGCGTCGGGCGCGTGCTGCTCGTCGGCGACGCCGCTCACGTGCACTCCGCGATCGGCGGGCCCGGCCTGAACCTGGGGCTGCAGGACGCCGTCAACCTGGCGTGGAAGCTCGCCGCGGAGGTGCGCGGCTGGGCGCCGGCCGACCTGCTCGACACCTACGACGCCGAGCGGCGCCCGGCCAGCCGGCGCGTCGTGATGCACACGCAGGCGCAGGGCGCGCTGACCGCGCCGGGCCCGGAGGTCACGGCGCTGCGCGAGCTGTTCGCGGAGCTCCTCGACCACCAGGACGTGACGCAGCACCTCGCGGACCTGTTGTCGGGCGCGGACATCCGCTACGGCGACGACCCCCACCCGTTCGTCGGCCGGTGGGCGCCGGACCTTGCTTCCGAAGGCGTCGCGGCGGCTTATCGCGCGGCACGGCCGGTACTCCTCGACCTGACCTCGGACGGCTCGGTGTCTGCGGCCGCCGCTGCGTGGGCCGACCGCGTGGACCCGGTCACCGCCGCGACGGGCGTCGACGCGACCGCGCTGCTGATCCGCCCCGACGGCTACGTCGCCTGGGCTTCGTCCGACGCCCGGCCGGACGTGAGCGGGTTGGAGAAGGCGCTGATCCGCTGGTTCGGCACCGTCACCTCAGCCGGGTGA
- a CDS encoding TetR family transcriptional regulator, whose protein sequence is MTERPSLRERRRQETRTAISWAAIRLAVERGLAHVTIEDIATEAGVSPRTVNNYFSSKAEAIAARHHDRAQGIADLLRARPAGEPLWEAVTEAALARFEADRAESTPDPLWTQGVQLMTAEPALQGEFQKANVAAEIALAQAIADRTGTDAEHDLYPVLVATAAGGAIRAAMAHWMRADPPVSFSSVLRAAFGAVTVDLP, encoded by the coding sequence ATGACCGAACGGCCGAGCCTGCGTGAACGGCGTCGCCAGGAGACGCGCACCGCGATCTCCTGGGCCGCGATCCGGCTGGCCGTGGAACGCGGTCTGGCGCACGTGACCATCGAGGACATCGCCACCGAGGCCGGCGTTTCGCCGCGCACCGTGAACAACTACTTCTCCAGCAAGGCCGAGGCCATCGCGGCCCGCCACCATGACCGCGCCCAGGGCATCGCCGACCTGCTGCGCGCACGGCCGGCCGGCGAACCGCTCTGGGAAGCCGTCACCGAAGCGGCGCTCGCCCGGTTCGAGGCCGACCGCGCCGAGTCCACTCCGGATCCGCTGTGGACACAGGGCGTGCAGCTGATGACCGCCGAACCCGCTCTGCAGGGCGAGTTCCAGAAGGCCAACGTCGCCGCCGAAATCGCGCTCGCGCAGGCCATCGCAGACCGCACCGGCACCGACGCCGAACACGACCTCTACCCCGTGCTCGTCGCCACCGCCGCCGGCGGGGCCATCCGCGCGGCCATGGCGCACTGGATGCGCGCCGACCCACCCGTTTCCTTCAGCTCGGTGCTGCGCGCGGCCTTCGGCGCGGTGACCGTCGACCTTCCCTGA
- a CDS encoding CsbD family protein: MTDKAENKAEELKGRAKEAVGDATGNEQWQAEGKAEQGKSNLKQAADKVKDAVKGVKD; the protein is encoded by the coding sequence ATGACCGACAAGGCCGAGAACAAGGCGGAAGAGCTCAAGGGCCGAGCCAAGGAGGCCGTCGGCGACGCCACCGGTAACGAGCAGTGGCAGGCCGAAGGCAAGGCAGAGCAGGGCAAGAGCAACTTGAAGCAGGCCGCCGACAAGGTCAAGGACGCCGTGAAGGGCGTCAAGGACTGA
- a CDS encoding NADPH-dependent FMN reductase encodes MTKIAIILGSTRPGRNGEAVAKWALDIAKQRGTAEYELLDLLDYELPHLDEPLPAAMGQYAQAHTKRWAEKIAEFDGYVFVTAEYNHAIPGPLKNAIDFLGAEWNNKAAGFVGYGSVGAVRAVEQLRLVLSNLQVAHVTSQVALSLFTDFENMSTFKPAEMHTGYLNTTLDQVEAWSKAMATLRNA; translated from the coding sequence ATGACCAAGATTGCGATCATCCTCGGCAGCACCCGTCCGGGCCGCAACGGTGAAGCCGTGGCGAAGTGGGCCCTCGACATCGCGAAGCAGCGCGGCACCGCCGAGTACGAGCTCCTCGACCTGCTCGACTACGAGCTCCCGCACCTCGACGAGCCGCTGCCGGCGGCCATGGGCCAGTACGCGCAGGCGCACACCAAGCGCTGGGCCGAGAAGATCGCCGAGTTCGACGGCTACGTCTTCGTGACCGCGGAGTACAACCACGCCATCCCGGGCCCGCTGAAGAACGCCATCGACTTCCTGGGCGCCGAGTGGAACAACAAGGCCGCCGGCTTCGTCGGCTACGGCTCCGTCGGCGCCGTCCGCGCGGTGGAGCAGCTGCGCCTCGTGCTGAGCAACCTGCAGGTCGCCCACGTGACGAGCCAGGTCGCCCTGTCGCTGTTCACCGACTTCGAGAACATGTCGACGTTCAAGCCGGCCGAGATGCACACCGGTTACCTCAACACGACCCTCGACCAGGTCGAGGCGTGGAGCAAGGCGATGGCCACCCTTCGCAACGCCTGA
- a CDS encoding amidohydrolase family protein has translation MTSSQDSFALVIRGGRVLDPESGFDAVADVGITGGTVSVVSATPLRGERTIDATGLVVAPGFVDLHSHGQAIPEQRLQALDGVTTALELEAGITPVGAAYARAAAEGRPINYGYSTSWALARMAVLAGAPLEGPPDTVLTHLGVPAWRAEASAAERARIFEHLSRDLADGALGIGVLAGYAPHLDPAEFVAVAELAAEAGLPAFTHARPLVEADPEVPVDGAEEIARVAGQTGVHLHYCHVNSTSGRQVDRVLGLVERCRMEGAEVTTEAYPYGAGSTAIGAAFLAPEFLARQGIRPDSLVLVGTGERIADAARLAEVRASTPGALALLHFLDEDDPALERALLFEGTAIASDAMPLTWTDGRPDPLTWPLPPGALGHPRGAGTFSRAIRRLHRESGKLTLSEAVARCSLLPAQVLDEAVPALRRKGRLRAGSDADVVVFDPARIADQASYVDGTRPSVGIEHVLVSGTAVVCAGSLVPDALPGKPVRA, from the coding sequence GTGACCAGTTCACAGGACAGCTTTGCGCTCGTGATCAGGGGCGGACGGGTGCTCGACCCGGAGAGCGGCTTCGACGCGGTGGCCGACGTCGGGATCACCGGTGGCACCGTAAGTGTGGTATCCGCAACACCGCTTCGCGGCGAGCGGACGATCGACGCGACCGGCCTCGTCGTCGCTCCGGGGTTCGTGGATCTGCACAGTCACGGCCAGGCGATTCCCGAGCAGCGGCTGCAGGCGCTCGACGGCGTCACCACGGCGTTGGAACTGGAGGCCGGCATCACGCCGGTCGGCGCGGCGTACGCGCGGGCCGCCGCGGAGGGCCGGCCGATCAACTACGGCTACTCGACGTCGTGGGCGCTGGCGCGGATGGCCGTGCTCGCGGGCGCGCCGCTCGAGGGCCCGCCCGACACGGTGCTCACGCACCTGGGTGTGCCCGCGTGGCGCGCCGAGGCGTCGGCGGCCGAGCGCGCGCGGATCTTCGAGCACCTGTCACGGGACCTGGCCGACGGCGCGCTGGGCATCGGCGTGCTCGCCGGCTACGCGCCCCACCTCGACCCGGCCGAGTTCGTCGCCGTGGCGGAACTGGCGGCCGAGGCCGGGCTACCCGCGTTCACGCACGCGCGCCCGCTCGTGGAAGCCGACCCGGAGGTGCCCGTCGACGGTGCCGAGGAGATCGCGCGCGTCGCGGGGCAGACCGGGGTGCACCTGCACTACTGCCACGTGAACAGCACGTCGGGGCGCCAGGTCGACCGCGTGCTCGGGCTCGTGGAGCGCTGCCGGATGGAAGGCGCCGAGGTGACCACCGAGGCGTACCCCTACGGCGCCGGCTCGACGGCCATCGGCGCGGCCTTTCTGGCACCGGAATTCCTGGCGCGCCAAGGCATCCGGCCCGACTCGCTCGTGCTCGTCGGCACGGGGGAGCGCATCGCGGACGCCGCGCGCCTCGCCGAGGTCCGCGCGAGCACCCCGGGCGCGCTCGCGCTGCTGCACTTCCTCGACGAGGACGACCCGGCGCTGGAGCGCGCCCTGCTCTTCGAGGGCACCGCCATCGCGAGCGACGCCATGCCGCTGACCTGGACGGACGGGCGGCCGGACCCGCTCACGTGGCCGCTGCCGCCCGGCGCGCTCGGCCACCCGCGTGGCGCGGGCACGTTCTCGCGCGCCATCCGGCGGCTCCATCGGGAAAGCGGAAAGCTGACGTTGTCCGAAGCCGTCGCGCGCTGCTCGCTGCTGCCCGCGCAGGTCCTGGACGAAGCCGTGCCCGCCCTGCGGCGCAAGGGCCGCCTGCGCGCCGGCAGCGACGCCGACGTGGTGGTTTTCGACCCCGCACGGATCGCGGACCAGGCGTCCTATGTGGACGGCACGCGACCCTCCGTGGGAATCGAGCACGTGCTCGTGAGCGGCACCGCGGTGGTGTGCGCCGGCTCGCTGGTGCCCGACGCGTTGCCCGGCAAGCCTGTCCGTGCCTGA